A genome region from Pseudomonas sp. N3-W includes the following:
- a CDS encoding DUF1652 domain-containing protein has translation MIYLAQLRVQLEHSFSPLACECSLTGDSSLTVKLYHRETGQVDLVVSGLSIASLRTPDAVRALIEELRYELESNSLHRPETS, from the coding sequence ATGATCTATCTGGCGCAGTTGCGCGTGCAGTTGGAACACAGCTTTTCGCCCCTGGCCTGCGAGTGCAGCCTGACCGGTGACAGTTCGCTGACCGTGAAGCTCTATCACCGCGAAACCGGGCAGGTGGACCTGGTGGTCAGTGGCTTGAGCATCGCCAGCCTGCGCACGCCTGATGCGGTGAGGGCGTTGATTGAAGAGCTGCGTTATGAGCTGGAAAGCAATTCCCTGCACCGCCCCGAGACGTCTTGA
- a CDS encoding CsbD family protein, with protein sequence MSREHVKGAVEEVAGKAQNMLGELTGDQHMQLEGNARQAAGRLQQHYGEALDDAAGFVKDRPLTTLAIVAGLGLVAGLLLHRRQG encoded by the coding sequence ATGAGTCGCGAACACGTCAAAGGTGCAGTTGAAGAAGTGGCCGGCAAGGCTCAGAACATGCTGGGCGAACTCACCGGTGATCAACACATGCAACTGGAAGGCAACGCCCGTCAGGCTGCCGGGCGATTGCAGCAGCATTATGGTGAAGCGCTGGATGACGCTGCCGGCTTCGTCAAGGATCGTCCCTTGACCACGCTGGCCATTGTCGCGGGCCTGGGTCTGGTGGCCGGGCTGTTATTGCACCGTCGTCAGGGTTGA
- a CDS encoding helix-turn-helix transcriptional regulator — MSQDVLTTETNRRQLQQIIAGLSDGVIVLELDQTLIWANDAALSMHGVSHLAELGANAREYATRFALRYRNNHPVPTDNYPIKRVARGEAFSDVLVEVTPTDDEQRLWVHSVRSMVLTDRAGEPESLVLIMNDVTEWASAEERFEKTFNANPAPAVICRLSDLRYIKVNAGFLEMTGYARDQVIGASTYELDILEGAEKKDLAIERLREHATIPQMQAELKLPGGGSKQVIVAGQPLEFNEEDCMLFSFVDMEPRHKAEVALRQSEERFAKAFRLTPVPILVCAAEDQTVLDVNQAFLDTLAYPSEEVIGKTVAQIDFISDAGARSRLFAALEKAGRVDRVDVGVRKKGSEQIDCAVSADTVNIQNGPCYLLVLMDITERKRTELELVAAIEEVMKDASWFSRTLIEKLANVKNVNSPQLPSVSFTDLTARERDVLSLICEGLADKEIAARLKLAPNTVRNHVATVYSKLDVHSRSEAIVWARERGLFSGEWRTKGQR; from the coding sequence ATGAGCCAGGACGTCCTGACCACCGAAACCAATCGCCGTCAGCTACAACAGATCATCGCCGGTTTGTCCGACGGGGTGATTGTGCTGGAACTCGATCAGACCCTGATCTGGGCCAACGACGCCGCGCTGAGCATGCACGGTGTCAGTCACCTCGCCGAACTGGGTGCCAATGCCAGGGAATACGCCACGCGTTTCGCCCTGCGCTACCGCAACAATCACCCGGTGCCGACTGACAATTACCCGATCAAGCGCGTTGCCCGTGGCGAGGCCTTCAGCGACGTGTTGGTGGAAGTGACCCCTACTGACGACGAACAGCGCCTGTGGGTCCATAGCGTACGCAGCATGGTCCTGACTGATCGCGCTGGCGAACCCGAATCGCTGGTGCTGATCATGAACGACGTCACCGAGTGGGCCAGCGCCGAAGAGCGCTTCGAAAAGACCTTCAATGCCAACCCGGCACCGGCGGTGATCTGCCGTCTCAGCGATTTGCGCTATATCAAGGTCAATGCCGGATTTCTGGAAATGACCGGCTACGCCCGCGACCAGGTGATCGGCGCTTCGACCTACGAGCTGGATATTCTCGAAGGCGCCGAGAAGAAGGACCTGGCCATCGAGCGCTTGCGTGAACACGCCACCATCCCGCAGATGCAGGCCGAGCTGAAACTGCCCGGCGGCGGCAGCAAGCAGGTGATCGTCGCCGGCCAGCCACTGGAGTTCAACGAAGAGGACTGCATGCTGTTCTCCTTCGTCGACATGGAACCGCGACACAAGGCCGAAGTCGCCCTGCGCCAGAGCGAGGAGCGCTTTGCCAAGGCGTTTCGCCTGACGCCGGTGCCGATCCTGGTGTGCGCTGCCGAAGACCAGACGGTACTCGACGTCAATCAGGCCTTTCTCGACACCCTGGCGTACCCCAGCGAAGAAGTCATCGGCAAGACCGTCGCGCAGATCGATTTCATCAGCGACGCCGGCGCGCGCAGCCGATTGTTTGCCGCGCTGGAGAAGGCGGGCCGGGTGGACCGGGTCGATGTTGGCGTGCGCAAGAAAGGCAGCGAGCAAATTGACTGCGCCGTCTCGGCAGACACCGTGAACATCCAGAACGGCCCTTGTTATCTGTTGGTGTTGATGGACATCACCGAGCGCAAACGCACGGAGCTGGAGCTGGTGGCCGCCATCGAAGAGGTGATGAAAGACGCCTCCTGGTTCAGCCGCACCCTGATCGAAAAACTCGCCAACGTGAAAAACGTCAATTCGCCGCAACTGCCCAGTGTGTCGTTCACCGACCTCACGGCCCGGGAACGCGATGTGCTGAGCCTGATCTGCGAAGGCCTGGCCGACAAGGAAATCGCCGCGCGCCTGAAACTGGCACCCAACACCGTGCGCAACCACGTGGCGACGGTCTATTCCAAGCTCGACGTACACAGTCGCAGTGAGGCGATTGTCTGGGCGCGGGAGCGCGGATTGTTCTCCGGCGAATGGCGCACCAAGGGGCAGCGCTGA